The following proteins are co-located in the Trichormus variabilis 0441 genome:
- a CDS encoding PAS domain-containing hybrid sensor histidine kinase/response regulator, which yields MLEFNHLRLHNMHGSLVAKIASAIATLVSSSILIGWLLDVELLKIFFWGSSGIMTPNTALCFALCGISVWLLVTKPSGTSHSSQSHKPYQKLSRAFSVSNTIIAALAICEYLCGWESGIDKLFLGDVFTTINTPHMGLNTAINFLLIGIALELLTYPRNNRSYWYAQILTLFTTVISLEVFVCYAYKVNFFYTINPNFTSMSLQTALLFIVLCIGILSGQSEKGLMKIVFSDSYGGLIARRLLLAAITVPLFLGWLILKGQRAGRYGPDFAVSVFAVILIVIFVIIIWQNAVVIELLSQQRDRAQESLKAYEEKLKSLVNANIIGIAFADIYGGIQQANEAFLMMVGYSQEDLLTGRLNWKNLTPPEYFYLDEQGIAEAQANPKGACTTYEKEYIRQDGSRIPVLIGYVLLGEEREESVAFILDLSERQQAQQKILQLNKDLQRRVVELQTLLDMIPIGIGIAEDAECQNIKINPAFAKQLQLSTDVNASLSAPPNQRPTTFKIFHEGRELLPAELPMQYSAVHGVEVLDYEVDVVHENGEIIKLLEYVAPLFDEDGKTRGCIGAFVDITQRKQAEELLRNEQKWLEDVLNLMPRPLLFIEPETARVTFANRAADELAGGKFPRGVPAEEYHTVYHFTDINGNPIPNEQMPGVRVARGERLEGLELDWHTNDEVLSLLIFADTLPAMHGYPATCVVVFQDVTQIKQAEKALSLGYQRLKLLFSTANDLLSSQEPVALIDSCFQKLAQQIGLDVYLNYLVEDNSQSIRLASYHGICPELAQKIKFLKFGEAICGTTAQERHSIALENVQQSTDPKTQLIRSMGIHAYYSYPLIAQGRLLGTLSFGSRSRTSFTENQKGMMQAVCDQIAIAMERMELINSLQRQTEQLTEANRMKDEFLAILSHELRSPLNAILGWAQLLQARRLSEAQTAKGLETIERNAKAQTQLIEDLLDISRMIRGKLRLNVRTCNLIPIIETTIENINLAAQAKEIDLTFFLENPATENLPFQVSGDPERLQQVIWNLLTNAIKFTPSGGKVEVRLTKNPGCEQNELITNSYAQIQVIDTGIGINSSFLPYVFDRFRQADSSITRSHGGLGLGLAIVRHLVELHGGTVHVHSPGEEQGSTFTVKLPLLSENKATTIEPISPRGEHFTPLPLCPSLLGVRVLVVDDESDSRDFVSTVLEQCQAQVRSVPTAKEALQIISQWKPDVLVSDIGMPEEDGYSLIRKLRSLPPEQGGNIPATALTAYARAEDRTRAIQEGFQLHLPKPIEPTELATVVASLIKRGQRRD from the coding sequence ATGTTAGAATTCAACCACTTGCGACTGCACAATATGCACGGTTCACTAGTGGCAAAAATTGCGAGTGCGATCGCCACGTTGGTTAGTAGTTCCATATTAATTGGCTGGCTGCTCGATGTAGAACTTCTCAAAATATTTTTTTGGGGTAGTTCAGGGATCATGACACCGAATACAGCATTATGCTTCGCACTCTGCGGTATTTCTGTATGGCTTTTAGTAACGAAACCGTCGGGGACATCACATTCCAGCCAGAGCCACAAGCCCTACCAAAAACTGTCTAGAGCTTTTAGTGTCTCTAATACCATTATTGCTGCGCTGGCAATTTGCGAATATTTGTGTGGCTGGGAATCGGGAATTGACAAACTGTTTTTGGGTGATGTGTTTACTACCATCAACACACCACATATGGGGTTGAATACAGCAATTAATTTTCTCCTCATAGGTATAGCTTTAGAACTGCTGACTTATCCCCGAAATAATCGCAGCTATTGGTATGCTCAGATTCTCACTCTCTTTACCACAGTGATTTCCTTAGAGGTGTTTGTCTGCTATGCCTACAAAGTGAATTTTTTTTACACAATTAACCCGAATTTTACCTCGATGTCTTTGCAGACAGCATTATTATTTATAGTGCTGTGTATTGGCATTTTGTCTGGACAATCAGAAAAAGGGCTAATGAAGATAGTGTTTAGCGATAGCTATGGGGGTTTAATTGCACGTCGCTTATTACTAGCAGCGATTACCGTACCTTTGTTCTTGGGGTGGTTAATCCTCAAAGGACAAAGAGCCGGCAGATACGGCCCAGACTTTGCCGTTTCAGTCTTTGCGGTTATCTTAATTGTCATTTTTGTGATCATCATTTGGCAAAATGCAGTAGTCATCGAACTTTTGAGCCAACAACGCGATCGCGCTCAAGAAAGTTTGAAAGCTTATGAGGAAAAACTGAAAAGCCTTGTCAATGCCAATATTATTGGCATTGCTTTCGCAGATATTTACGGTGGTATTCAACAAGCCAACGAAGCATTTTTGATGATGGTTGGTTATTCTCAGGAAGACTTACTTACAGGCAGACTCAATTGGAAAAATCTCACACCACCAGAATATTTCTACTTAGATGAGCAAGGTATTGCGGAAGCTCAAGCCAACCCCAAAGGAGCTTGTACAACTTATGAAAAAGAGTACATTCGCCAAGATGGTAGCCGCATTCCCGTATTAATTGGTTATGTATTGCTAGGAGAAGAGCGCGAAGAATCCGTTGCCTTTATTTTAGACTTAAGCGAACGCCAACAAGCACAACAGAAAATACTCCAACTTAATAAAGATTTACAGCGTCGCGTCGTCGAATTACAAACTTTATTAGACATGATACCTATTGGCATTGGCATAGCAGAAGATGCAGAATGTCAAAATATTAAAATTAATCCAGCTTTTGCCAAGCAATTGCAACTTTCCACAGATGTAAATGCCTCCCTCAGCGCTCCCCCAAATCAAAGACCAACCACATTTAAAATATTTCACGAAGGTAGAGAGCTTTTACCAGCAGAACTTCCCATGCAGTACTCTGCGGTTCACGGTGTAGAAGTATTAGATTATGAAGTTGATGTAGTTCATGAAAATGGCGAAATCATCAAATTGCTAGAGTACGTTGCCCCACTTTTTGATGAAGATGGCAAAACTAGAGGCTGTATTGGTGCCTTTGTAGATATTACACAACGCAAGCAAGCAGAAGAGTTACTGCGAAATGAGCAAAAATGGCTAGAAGATGTGTTGAATCTGATGCCAAGACCATTGCTGTTTATTGAACCAGAAACAGCACGGGTTACCTTTGCCAATCGTGCCGCCGATGAATTAGCTGGTGGTAAATTTCCCAGAGGAGTACCAGCCGAAGAGTACCACACTGTATATCATTTCACAGATATCAATGGTAATCCCATACCCAATGAGCAGATGCCTGGAGTGCGGGTTGCTAGAGGAGAACGTCTAGAAGGATTAGAGTTAGACTGGCATACCAACGATGAAGTACTATCTTTACTCATATTTGCTGATACCTTGCCAGCCATGCACGGTTATCCAGCTACCTGTGTAGTAGTATTTCAAGATGTAACTCAGATCAAGCAGGCAGAAAAAGCTCTGTCCTTGGGTTATCAACGGCTAAAATTACTATTTAGTACAGCTAATGACCTGTTATCAAGTCAGGAACCAGTAGCACTGATTGATAGTTGCTTCCAGAAACTGGCACAGCAAATTGGACTGGATGTTTATTTAAACTACTTGGTAGAAGACAATTCTCAGTCCATACGTTTAGCTTCTTATCACGGCATTTGTCCTGAACTAGCCCAAAAAATCAAGTTTTTAAAGTTTGGGGAAGCCATCTGTGGTACAACTGCTCAGGAACGTCATTCCATCGCTTTAGAGAACGTCCAGCAGTCAACTGACCCTAAAACACAGCTAATCCGCTCTATGGGGATTCATGCTTATTACAGTTATCCATTGATTGCTCAAGGCAGACTTTTAGGGACACTCTCCTTTGGCAGTCGCAGCCGTACCAGTTTCACCGAAAATCAAAAGGGGATGATGCAGGCGGTTTGCGACCAAATTGCGATCGCTATGGAACGAATGGAACTGATTAATTCTTTGCAACGGCAGACAGAGCAATTAACAGAAGCCAATCGCATGAAAGATGAGTTTTTGGCTATCTTATCCCATGAATTGCGATCGCCACTCAATGCAATTCTCGGCTGGGCGCAGTTATTACAAGCCCGTAGGCTAAGTGAAGCGCAAACCGCTAAAGGTTTAGAAACTATCGAGCGCAACGCCAAAGCTCAAACCCAACTCATTGAAGACTTACTAGATATATCGCGGATGATTAGAGGTAAGTTACGTCTCAACGTCCGCACTTGTAACCTCATTCCCATCATTGAAACAACCATCGAGAATATTAACCTCGCCGCCCAAGCTAAAGAAATCGATTTAACATTCTTCTTAGAAAATCCAGCTACAGAAAACTTACCATTCCAGGTTTCCGGTGATCCAGAACGCTTGCAGCAGGTGATCTGGAATTTACTCACAAATGCCATTAAATTCACACCCTCCGGCGGCAAAGTAGAAGTGAGACTCACCAAAAATCCTGGTTGTGAACAAAATGAACTCATCACCAATAGCTACGCACAAATCCAAGTCATCGATACAGGTATAGGTATTAATTCCAGCTTTCTACCTTACGTATTTGACCGCTTTCGCCAAGCTGATAGTTCCATCACCAGATCCCACGGAGGTTTGGGATTAGGTTTAGCGATTGTTCGCCATCTAGTAGAGTTACATGGCGGTACAGTTCATGTACATAGTCCCGGTGAAGAACAAGGTTCTACATTTACAGTCAAATTACCCCTCCTCTCGGAAAATAAAGCAACTACTATCGAGCCAATTAGCCCAAGAGGGGAACATTTCACCCCCTTACCTTTATGTCCTTCGCTGTTAGGGGTGCGGGTGTTAGTAGTAGATGACGAGTCAGATTCTCGTGATTTTGTCAGCACAGTATTAGAGCAATGTCAAGCTCAAGTCAGATCAGTGCCAACAGCAAAAGAGGCATTACAGATAATTTCCCAATGGAAACCAGATGTTTTGGTAAGTGATATCGGAATGCCAGAAGAAGACGGCTACTCTCTAATTCGCAAACTACGCTCCTTACCGCCAGAACAAGGGGGAAATATTCCCGCCACCGCCTTAACAGCCTACGCCAGAGCCGAGGACAGAACACGAGCCATTCAAGAAGGATTCCAACTACATTTACCAAAACCCATTGAACCCACAGAATTGGCTACAGTCGTCGCCAGTTTAATTAAGCGTGGTCAGAGACGCGATTAA